The nucleotide sequence ACTGCATTTATATTAGATAAATTCGCTACTTTTTTTTCTAATTCCTCGTTGGAATACTCCAATTGAGCTGATTTTTTTAAAAGGGAGTCATAGGTAACATTTAATTCCTCTTTAAATTCTTTCAACTCCTTGACCGAGTTATTCAACTGAGCCTCCTGAAATCTTATGGTTTTTACCGTTTCTTCATAAGATTCTTTGAGTTCATCCATTATCTCTGAATAATCTTCCCTCTTACCTATTTTTTCTATAAGTGTATGCATCTCGTCTATATTCTTTCTTTCATTTTTTTTCAGCAGGATCAACGATAACACTCCTACTATAAAAACAATTAAAACATATTCCATTATTTATCCTGCCTCTCTTTATAAGATTTTGGGTTTAAAAAATCATCTATCAAAAATTCTTCATCTATAGTCAATAAATCTTCCAAAGATACATCTTTTATTTTTATCTTCAAATTATAACCATCATAGTAACTAACTCTGTATTTCCCACCATAAAAAAAGATATAATTTCCATCTGTAACTGTATAACCATTGTATAATTTATTTTCTACTACTACAATTTTTGAATCAAACTTCAATTGATTCCCCATTATTTTTTTCACATCTTTTTCCTGTACAGCATTTAAGTATAGATATCCCTCTTCCTTAAAGACTTTAGGAGTTAAATCCGTACTTCTATCTATATAGACGTTTTTTTCCTGCCAATATTCATTTTTATTGTTAGAATAAGGCTCCTCTACCTTTAGAATTAAATTTAATTCTACCTGCTCTACTATTTTAAATAATTTTTTTCTCTTATCTTCCATCTGTAAAACAAGTTTTTCTTTATCTAATTCTGTATAATTTATCGAACTGTTAAATTTCTTGTCACTCATCATTATTTTTTTCCAAAAATAAACCTGTTTATTTAAATAGTATTGAGTCCTTCCGATTTTTTCATCTAATTTTATTGTCACTTTTTTATCTATACTATCCCTGTCTACCTGAGATAGTTCCGATGCAGATTTTGAAAAAGCTACCTCTTCTGGGAGGATATAGCTATTTTTTAGATGAATAATGTCATCTTTTAATTTCTCAGAGTACATAATATTTATCGTTGAATCATAAACTAATAATTTCCTCATAAGAATATCAAAGTCATTATAAAACTTTATTTTCTCTTCATACTTTAAGGGATAGTTAATACTATAGAGTGTCAGCTCATAATCCCCTTTTTTTATCTCTTTTTCAAAAGGTGCCCTGTGATACCTTTCCTTTACCTTGGACACTCCTGTACAGGCAGTAGTGCTTAGCGCTAATACTAAAAGCAATATATATTTATACACGTTTTTTTCTCCTTTCTTTTCTTAATTTTTTTACTTTCAAAGTTTCTTATTCTAAATCTATAACTCCATAACTATTTTTAATTATTGATTACTATTACCTTCCACTTGTTTTTGTATCTTCTGAGCTAGTTCATCTATATCAAATGGCTTTTCTACAAACCCTTGGATCTCTACCCCTAAGTTTTCTACAACACCTTCTAAATGACTGAATGCAGTCAAAATAAACACCGGAGTATCTGTTATCTCCCTTAATTTTCTCATGGCATCCAATCCATTCATCTGTGGCATCTGAATATCCATGATGATAAGGTCAAATTTTTCCGTCTCTATCATCTGTAAACCTACTATAGCAGTCTCAGCTTCAAAAACCTCCATACCCAGGTCTTCAATTATCTCTCTCAGTAACAATCTAATGCTTAACTCATCATCTACAACTAACACTTTTTTCATCTCTCTCCCCCTCATTACCTTTAATGGAACTAATAACTAACAAATAAAGTTAGTTCAAAACCTTTTTTATCTGCCATGCTATTTTCTCTGGTACGATTTCTAATAATTCTTCTAAAGTTGCTTCTTTTATCCTTTTCACCGATTTAAATCTTTTTAGGAGGTCTTTTTTTCTTTTTGGACCTATTCCTTCTACCTCATCTAACTCACTAGATATTACCCTTTTTTTTCGTAAATTTCTATGGTAAGTTATTCCGAATCTATGAGCCTCATCTCTCAGCCTCTGTAATATTTTTAGAGCCTCTGTATTTTTGGAAAAGATGTAGGAGCTGGTTTCTCCTGCTTTGAACACTTCCTCTTCCCTCTTGGCTATACTGATTATATCCACCAAATTTTCCTTTTTTAACCCTATAAAAACTCCTTCCACTGCATTTAGCTGACCCAAACCACCATCTATCAGGATCAGGTCCGGTAGATCTATCTGAGCTAACTTAGAGTATCTTCTTTGAATCACTTCTCTCATCATATGATAGTCATCTGGAGTGTCTTTAGTTTTTATCTTAAACTTTCTATAATGCTTCTTTGCCAGCCTTCCTTCTACAGCTACACTCATAGCTCCTACCGCATCTTTCCCTGAGATATTAGATATATCAAAACACTCTATTTTTCGAGGAAATTTATTTAAGTTTAAAGTTTCATAGAGGACTTTCATCCCCTCCTCCAATACATCTTTTTGATTATAATATTTTTTAATCTCTTCCTCTAAATTAAGGTATGCCATCTCTAAAAGCTTTTTCCTTCTGCTTTTAACTACAGGAAAGTATAGTTTTAAATTTATATGGAGAAAATTTTTACCCCATCCCTCTAGAATTTCTTTTTTTTCTGCAAACAAACTGTCTAAAATTATATTCTTAGGCATTTTTTCATTAGAATAATACCTCAGAAAACTCTCGACCAATATGTCATCTTCTATGGGGATGTCTACTCTTAAATTGTTAACTCCTAAGATCTTCCCGTCTCTGATCTTTAATATAGTCAAAAATAATAGATCTCCATCCTGTCTGCACACAAAGACATCCTCGTCTATATTTTTTAAAACTTCTGTTACCTGTGTTTTTAATGAATTTTCAATTGCTTTAATCTGTTCCCTATACTGGATAGCTTTTTCAAACTCCATAGATCTACTGGATTTTTCCATCTCTTCTTTCATCTGTTTTAAGAGATTATCTACCCTACCTTTTAAAAAATATTTAGCATTTTCAGCACTTTGTTTATAACTCTCCTCTACCCCCTTATAAACACAAGGGCCCATACATCGATCCATATAATATTTTAAACAAGGTTTAGGATATATTTTTTTCATATCTCTATTACAATCCCTTATTTTAAATATCTTTATAAGGGTCTTTAGCAAAAATCCGCTCCCATTGGGATAGGGACCAAAATAATCTCCATTCTTTATATCCATATCTTTACTTCTTCGAATAATAGAAACCTTAGGAAATTTTTCTAGCGATATTTTGATATAGGGATAGGTCTTTTGATCCTTTAGAAGGATATTATATTTCGGCATATATTTTTTTATTAGATTATTTTCTAAAATAAGTGCATCTAATTCACTTTTACAGACTATAAACTCTAGATCCTCTATGTGATCTACCAATTCCATTGTTTTTTTATCTATATGAACTTTTTTAAAATATGAAGAGACTCTTTTTTTTAAATTTTTAGCCTTCCCTACATATATTACCTCTTTTTTGCCTTTCATCAAATAAACTCCAGGAAGATCTGGAATTTCATACCTATCTATTAAAGACTCCATCTCTCCTGCTCCCTATGATTTAATAACACCTTAATATTTTCCTTTTTATTAAAATATTCATAAAGTTTATTAGCTATAGTCACCGATCTATGTTTTCCACCACTGCATCCAATTCCAACAGTCAGGTGGGTCTTTCCCTCTTTTATAAAATGTGGTAATAAAAATTCCAACATTTCCTCTATCTTCTTTAAGTATTCTTCACTGCCACTTCCACTCATCACATATTCTTGAACAACTTTATCATCCCCATTTTTAGGCCGCAATTCATCTATATAGTATGGATTTTGCAGTGATCTGGTATCAAACATCATATCCAGGTCTATAGGGGCTCCATATTTAAATCCAAATGTAGTTATGGTTAGCACCAAATCCCTTATTTTTTTATATTCTAACCTAGATTTTAAATTTTCAATCATTTTTTTAGGTGTAAAATCACTGGTGTCTATTACTATGTCTGCCAATTCTCTTATTTCAGACAGCATTTTTCTCTCTAAATAGATATTTTCAACGATAGAATTAGACCTTTTCAAGGGGTGGGATCTTCTAGTTAGGTTATATCTGTTTAATATCACCTCATCTTTGGCATCTAAATAAAGGACCTTGTAAGAAACTCCCTCTCCCTTCAAACTCTCTAACAACTCTAAAAATTCATCTGTCCTTTCAAAGGACCTTATATCCATCCCTATTGCGACATTTTTTATCCTTTCTCTATATACAGACAGCTTAAATCCATCTATAAAAAAACAGGGCATATTATCTATGGTCATATATCCTCGATCTTCAAAATAATTAAGTGCCGTTGATTTTCCTGCACCACTCATTCCCGTTATAATAAATATTTCCATTATTTCACCTCAAATAATTTTATATCTATATATTATCAAAATAAAGCTCAATTTAATAGGTAATAAAAAAGAAACGTAACGTTTCATCCAATTAGGAGTAATGTGACGTTTTTTAACTTTTACTTTTGTAAATAATTTAAAACTTAATAGACATAAAAAAAAAGACCTCATAGAAGTCTTTAAACAAGCCCTGACCTACAGCCCTCTGTATAGTTTTGGTCGCCTGGTTCAAAAAGTGGTAGTCAGATATATATAATATACAGTATCCGTAGGGGCTCGTTATACCCTCGTGATTTTTCTGATCTATCATATACAGCGCCGACCCCGGCGACGACATTAGGCCCAAAACATCAAGATGGTCGCTAATAGGTAAGGTCTCTTGTTAATTTAATAATACTACAAGATATTGGTGGTGTCAATACTTTTTCTTAGAAATTTATTAGAGGTTAAGCTTTATTTATCCTTCCTATACTATTTAAAAGGATTTTTTTATATTATCGGTAAATTATAGTATAAAAACTTCCAAATTTAATCTCTGTTAAAAATATTTTATAATGATTTATTCTGTCCCCGGGAGGTATCTTATGAAGTTAATATACACTAAAAACAATATCTTGAGAGGGCTGCTTATCTACTCTGCTGGAGATACTATAGCAACTCTTATAAGAGGCGACGTTTCCCCTCTAAGAATACTAGGCATGATGTTATTGGGTGGCACAATCTATGCCTTTGAAGTCCCAAATTATTTCATTTGGATCGATAAAAAAGTTGCCCCTTTTAAACATAAAAAAATCATA is from Psychrilyobacter atlanticus DSM 19335 and encodes:
- a CDS encoding response regulator — protein: MKKVLVVDDELSIRLLLREIIEDLGMEVFEAETAIVGLQMIETEKFDLIIMDIQMPQMNGLDAMRKLREITDTPVFILTAFSHLEGVVENLGVEIQGFVEKPFDIDELAQKIQKQVEGNSNQ
- the uvrC gene encoding excinuclease ABC subunit UvrC, which produces MESLIDRYEIPDLPGVYLMKGKKEVIYVGKAKNLKKRVSSYFKKVHIDKKTMELVDHIEDLEFIVCKSELDALILENNLIKKYMPKYNILLKDQKTYPYIKISLEKFPKVSIIRRSKDMDIKNGDYFGPYPNGSGFLLKTLIKIFKIRDCNRDMKKIYPKPCLKYYMDRCMGPCVYKGVEESYKQSAENAKYFLKGRVDNLLKQMKEEMEKSSRSMEFEKAIQYREQIKAIENSLKTQVTEVLKNIDEDVFVCRQDGDLLFLTILKIRDGKILGVNNLRVDIPIEDDILVESFLRYYSNEKMPKNIILDSLFAEKKEILEGWGKNFLHINLKLYFPVVKSRRKKLLEMAYLNLEEEIKKYYNQKDVLEEGMKVLYETLNLNKFPRKIECFDISNISGKDAVGAMSVAVEGRLAKKHYRKFKIKTKDTPDDYHMMREVIQRRYSKLAQIDLPDLILIDGGLGQLNAVEGVFIGLKKENLVDIISIAKREEEVFKAGETSSYIFSKNTEALKILQRLRDEAHRFGITYHRNLRKKRVISSELDEVEGIGPKRKKDLLKRFKSVKRIKEATLEELLEIVPEKIAWQIKKVLN
- the rapZ gene encoding RNase adapter RapZ; amino-acid sequence: MEIFIITGMSGAGKSTALNYFEDRGYMTIDNMPCFFIDGFKLSVYRERIKNVAIGMDIRSFERTDEFLELLESLKGEGVSYKVLYLDAKDEVILNRYNLTRRSHPLKRSNSIVENIYLERKMLSEIRELADIVIDTSDFTPKKMIENLKSRLEYKKIRDLVLTITTFGFKYGAPIDLDMMFDTRSLQNPYYIDELRPKNGDDKVVQEYVMSGSGSEEYLKKIEEMLEFLLPHFIKEGKTHLTVGIGCSGGKHRSVTIANKLYEYFNKKENIKVLLNHREQERWSL